The Manihot esculenta cultivar AM560-2 chromosome 11, M.esculenta_v8, whole genome shotgun sequence genome includes a region encoding these proteins:
- the LOC110626954 gene encoding uncharacterized protein LOC110626954, with protein MQMEMEMQREWLNENCKQSQFCNDFDHGEWEELHLPAVSCNGDGPRYKKNSLLVSTTNVYPFPFSSSSTTTTASSGGFSFIQHPVSRLDTLAGIAIKYGVEISDIRKINGLVTDLQMFALKSLQIPLPGRHPPSPGVSNSGDTTRFCRQNSSQQTSPCSDLINSFQSSRLQSPQVKVSPAMSSLQGYYGIKSVTDPKIPQGSERDVYSKGFSDVKYLTPLPVSGTPLNRNRKSKSVVINGFLDENNGLADSQLSSEVRESDVEKWNEKLVRSCCSQPETLMQEDSNGGVSSAITGKSLALRSNAASRTVCTADAETTGLAPVPVNSVDIGGYSGVRKSSSTSNLHDQDSSISSIWETSKWSLKQDLQSLSVAAIGRPIFDGLPKPGTGRRNKAAID; from the exons ATGCAAATGGAGATGGAGATGCAAAGGGAATGGCTGAATGAAAATTGTAAGCAGAGTCAATTTTGCAATGATTTTGATCATGGAGAATGGGAGGAGCTACATCTTCCCGCCGTAAGCTGTAATGGCGATGGTCCTCGTTACaaaaaaaattctcttcttGTCTCCACCACAAATGTTTACCCATTCCCCTTTTCATCTTCATCAACCACAACCACCGCTTCTTCTGGTGGTTTTAGCTTCATTCAACATCCTGTTTCCAGGTTGGATACTCTCGCCGGCATCGCCATCAAGTATGGTGTTGAG ATCAGTGacattagaaaaattaatggcCTGGTCACGGATCTTCAAATGTTTGCTCTTAAGTCACTCCAGATTCCACTACCTGGAAGGCATCCACCCTCTCCTGGTGTATCAAATAGTGGTGATACCACAAG GTTTTGCAGACAGAATAGTTCTCAGCAGACCTCACCCTGCAGTGATCTCATCAACTCTTTTCAATCTTCAAGACTCCAGTCTCCACAGGTGAAAGTTTCCCCAGCCATGAGTTCTTTGCAGGGGTATTATGGAATCAAGTCAGTAACAGATCCAAAGATTCCTCAAGGTTCTGAAAGGGATGTCTATAGCAAAGGTTTTTCTGATGTTAAATACCTTACACCCTTGCCAGTTTCTGGTACACCTTTGAACCGTAATCGGAAATCCAAGAGCGTCGTCATCAATGGCTTTCTTGATGAGAATAATGGGCTCGCTGATAGCCAACTCAGTTCTGAGGTGAGGGAATCTGACGTGGAGAAATGGAATGAGAAATTGGTCAGATCGTGTTGCAGCCAACCTGAAACGCTGATGCAGGAGGATAGCAATGGGGGTGTAAGCTCAGCAATCACAGGAAAGAGCTTAGCTCTGAGATCCAACGCAGCCAGTCGAACTGTATGTACAGCTGATGCCGAAACAACCGGTCTCGCCCCTGTACCGGTGAACTCTGTTGATATAGGTGGATATTCTGGTGTAAGAAAGTCATCAAGCACATCAAATTTGCATGATCAGGACAGTAGCATTTCTTCCATCTGGGAAACATCCAAGTGGAGTTTGAAGCAAGATTTACAGTCACTTTCGGTTGCTGCCATTGGAAGACCAATCTTCGATGGACTTCCAAAACCAGGAACTGGTCGAAGAAACAAAGCAGCAATTGATTAG